Proteins from one Camelina sativa cultivar DH55 chromosome 8, Cs, whole genome shotgun sequence genomic window:
- the LOC104708112 gene encoding uncharacterized protein LOC104708112 isoform X4, producing MFSLPSKLRSPKPVIFGNPILNHGFLDKNQTFRRRDTLRPISRLAKRSNSIVSSAPSPLYSNPQQEPSISPQLTSSVGQPPLQLSQWTVTQKHFVLLNVVACVTASSASWLFFAAIPTLLAFKKAAESLEKLLDVTREELPDTMAAVRLSGMEISDLTMELSDLGQGITQGVKSSTRAIRVAEDRLRRLTNMNPGGGDSSNQDRGKRTNGG from the exons ATGTTCTCCTTACCTTCCAAATTGCGATCCCCCAAACCTGTAATCTTCGGGAATCCGATTCTCAATCACGGATTCTTagataaaaatcaaacctttcgCCGACGGGACACTCTCCGGCCGATCTCGCGATTGGCGAAGCGTTCAAACTCAATCGTCTCTTCTGCTCCTTCTCCATTGTACTCAAATCCACAGCAGGAGCCATCGATCTCTCCCCAGTTGACGTCGTCCGTGGGACAGCCTCCTCTCCAACTCTCTCAATGGACAGTCACACAGAAGCACTTCGTCTTGCTTAATGTCGTCGCTTGCGTA ACAGCAAGTTCAGCATCGTGGCTCTTCTTTGCCGCGATTCCTACTCTTCTG gcttttaaGAAAGCAGCTGAGTCACTTGAAAAGCTTCTGGATGTAACTAGAGAAGAGCTACCTGATACAATGGCTGCTGTTCGATTATCCGGAATGGAGATCAGTGACTTAACTATGGAGCTCagtgatttagg CCAAGGCATTACTCAAGGTGTTAAAAGCTCAACACGGGCTATTCGTGTAGCTGAAGATAGACTAAGACGGTTAACAAACATGAATCCAG GAGGTGGTGATTCGTCAAACCAAGACAGAGGGAAAAGAACCAATGGTGGCTAA
- the LOC104708112 gene encoding uncharacterized protein LOC104708112 isoform X2 encodes MFSLPSKLRSPKPVIFGNPILNHGFLDKNQTFRRRDTLRPISRLAKRSNSIVSSAPSPLYSNPQQEPSISPQLTSSVGQPPLQLSQWTVTQKHFVLLNVVACVTASSASWLFFAAIPTLLAFKKAAESLEKLLDVTREELPDTMAAVRLSGMEISDLTMELSDLGQGITQGVKSSTRAIRVAEDRLRRLTNMNPASMQEVVIRQTKTEGKEPMVAKKARSFKEGIVKGRSLWQLFFTITRFSKTTTSYLAKRAKK; translated from the exons ATGTTCTCCTTACCTTCCAAATTGCGATCCCCCAAACCTGTAATCTTCGGGAATCCGATTCTCAATCACGGATTCTTagataaaaatcaaacctttcgCCGACGGGACACTCTCCGGCCGATCTCGCGATTGGCGAAGCGTTCAAACTCAATCGTCTCTTCTGCTCCTTCTCCATTGTACTCAAATCCACAGCAGGAGCCATCGATCTCTCCCCAGTTGACGTCGTCCGTGGGACAGCCTCCTCTCCAACTCTCTCAATGGACAGTCACACAGAAGCACTTCGTCTTGCTTAATGTCGTCGCTTGCGTA ACAGCAAGTTCAGCATCGTGGCTCTTCTTTGCCGCGATTCCTACTCTTCTG gcttttaaGAAAGCAGCTGAGTCACTTGAAAAGCTTCTGGATGTAACTAGAGAAGAGCTACCTGATACAATGGCTGCTGTTCGATTATCCGGAATGGAGATCAGTGACTTAACTATGGAGCTCagtgatttagg CCAAGGCATTACTCAAGGTGTTAAAAGCTCAACACGGGCTATTCGTGTAGCTGAAGATAGACTAAGACGGTTAACAAACATGAATCCAG CTTCAATGCAGGAGGTGGTGATTCGTCAAACCAAGACAGAGGGAAAAGAACCAATGGTGGCTAAAAAAGCTAGGAGCTTTAAGGAAGGGATCGTTAAAGGACGTTCGTTATGGCAATTGTTCTTCACAATCACTCGTTTCTCTAAAACCACCACAAGTTATCTTGCAAAGCGAGCTAAGAAGTAG
- the LOC104708116 gene encoding cytochrome P450 78A7-like → MEFMKLASKETSYWMIALPAVFGSQNLHDVSVLGYIFLALVSLSILTWVPAGGGGGAWKDGRNRLGRVAIPGPRGIPVFGSLFTLSHGLAHRTLAAMAWSRANTEIMAFSLGSTPVIVASEPNTAREILMSPYFADRPIKQSAKSLMFSRAIGFAPNGAYWRTLRRIASTHLFAPRRILAHEAGRQLDCAEMVKAVSAEQNGAGSVVLRKHLQLASLNNIMGSVFGRRYDPLAQKEDLDELTSMVREGFELLGAFNWSDHLPWLGYFYDSIRLNQRCSDLVPRIRTLVKSIIDEHRVSTLEKKRDIGDFVDLLLSLDGDEKLQEDDMIAVLWEMIFRGTDTTALLTEWTMAELVLNPNIQTKLRDEIVTAVRDSADADVADAVLAKLPYLNAVVKETLRLHPPGPLLSWARLSTSDVQLSNGMVIPKGTTAMVNMWAITHDQTVWSDPLKFDPERFTGIADVDIRGGDLRLAPFGAGRRVCPGKNMGLATVTRWVAELVRRFEWGQDQTEPVDLGEVLKLSCEMEHPLRAVVTEIL, encoded by the exons atggagtttATGAAATTGGCTTCAAAAGAAACGAGCTACTGGATGATCGCACTACCTGCCGTTTTTGGATCCCAAAACCTACATGATGTCTCCGTCCTCGGCTATATCTTCCTCGCCCTTGTTTCTCTTTCCATACTCACTTGGGTTCCCGCCGGAGGCGGTGGCGGGGCATGGAAGGACGGCCGTAACCGGTTGGGTCGTGTCGCGATCCCAGGTCCTCGGGGAATACCAGTATTCGGCAGTCTTTTCACTCTCAGCCACGGCTTGGCTCATCGGACGTTAGCCGCCATGGCTTGGAGCCGAGCCAACACTGAGATTATGGCTTTCAGCCTCGGTTCGACGCCGGTTATCGTCGCTTCTGAGCCGAACACGGCTCGCGAGATCCTGATGTCGCCTTACTTCGCGGACCGGCCGATTAAGCAGTCCGCTAAGAGTCTCATGTTCAGCCGAGCCATAGGGTTTGCACCAAACGGGGCTTACTGGCGCACATTAAGAAGGATCGCATCGACTCACCTATTCGCTCCTCGGCGTATTCTAGCACACGAAGCTGGGCGCCAGCTAGACTGCGCTGAAATGGTGAAAGCTGTGTCAGCGGAGCAAAACGGCGCGGGATCAGTCGTTTTAAGGAAACACTTGCAACTAGCCTCCTTGAACAACATCATGGGGAGTGTTTTTGGGAGAAGATACGACCCTCTGGCTCAGAAAGAGGATCTTGATGAGCTTACATCAATGGTTAGAGAAGGGTTCGAGCTCTTGGGTGCATTTAATTGGTCCGATCATCTTCCATGGCTCGGTTATTTCTACGACTCTATTCGTTTAAACCAACGTTGCTCAGATCTTGTTCCTCGAATTAGAACCCTCGTCAAAAGTATCATTGACGAACACCGAGTCAGTACcttggagaagaaaagagacATAGGAGATTTTGTTGATCTCTTGTTGTCTTTAGACGGTGATGAGAAGCTTCAAGAAGATGACATGATCGCCGTTTTATGG GAGATGATCTTTCGAGGGACAGATACAACAGCGTTATTAACAGAGTGGACCATGGCTGAGCTTGTACTAAACCCTAACATACAAACCAAGTTGAGGGACGAGATCGTTACGGCTGTGAGGGATAGCGCCGACGCTGACGTGGCAGATGCTGTCCTAGCAAAACTCCCATACCTGAACGCAGTAGTGAAGGAAACTCTAAGGCTGCATCCTCCTGGACCTCTGCTTTCGTGGGCTCGTCTTTCAACGTCAGACGTTCAGCTCAGCAACGGCATGGTGATTCCAAAGGGAACTACTGCAATGGTCAACATGTGGGCCATTACTCACGACCAGACGGTATGGTCCGATCCGCTGAAGTTCGATCCGGAGAGGTTCACCGGGATTGCTGACGTGGATATTCGGGGTGGGGACTTAAGGCTTGCGCCGTTCGGAGCCGGTAGGAGGGTGTGTCCGGGGAAGAACATGGGGCTAGCTACTGTGACTCGGTGGGTGGCTGAGTTGGTGCGCCGGTTCGAGTGGGGTCAGGACCAGACCGAGCCAGTTGATCTTGGTGAGGtcttgaagctttcttgtgAGATGGAGCATCCGTTACGTGCCGTCGTAAcggaaatattataa
- the LOC104708112 gene encoding uncharacterized protein LOC104708112 isoform X1 produces MFSLPSKLRSPKPVIFGNPILNHGFLDKNQTFRRRDTLRPISRLAKRSNSIVSSAPSPLYSNPQQEPSISPQLTSSVGQPPLQLSQWTVTQKHFVLLNVVACVTASSASWLFFAAIPTLLAFKKAAESLEKLLDVTREELPDTMAAVRLSGMEISDLTMELSDLGQGITQGVKSSTRAIRVAEDRLRRLTNMNPVASMQEVVIRQTKTEGKEPMVAKKARSFKEGIVKGRSLWQLFFTITRFSKTTTSYLAKRAKK; encoded by the exons ATGTTCTCCTTACCTTCCAAATTGCGATCCCCCAAACCTGTAATCTTCGGGAATCCGATTCTCAATCACGGATTCTTagataaaaatcaaacctttcgCCGACGGGACACTCTCCGGCCGATCTCGCGATTGGCGAAGCGTTCAAACTCAATCGTCTCTTCTGCTCCTTCTCCATTGTACTCAAATCCACAGCAGGAGCCATCGATCTCTCCCCAGTTGACGTCGTCCGTGGGACAGCCTCCTCTCCAACTCTCTCAATGGACAGTCACACAGAAGCACTTCGTCTTGCTTAATGTCGTCGCTTGCGTA ACAGCAAGTTCAGCATCGTGGCTCTTCTTTGCCGCGATTCCTACTCTTCTG gcttttaaGAAAGCAGCTGAGTCACTTGAAAAGCTTCTGGATGTAACTAGAGAAGAGCTACCTGATACAATGGCTGCTGTTCGATTATCCGGAATGGAGATCAGTGACTTAACTATGGAGCTCagtgatttagg CCAAGGCATTACTCAAGGTGTTAAAAGCTCAACACGGGCTATTCGTGTAGCTGAAGATAGACTAAGACGGTTAACAAACATGAATCCAG TAGCTTCAATGCAGGAGGTGGTGATTCGTCAAACCAAGACAGAGGGAAAAGAACCAATGGTGGCTAAAAAAGCTAGGAGCTTTAAGGAAGGGATCGTTAAAGGACGTTCGTTATGGCAATTGTTCTTCACAATCACTCGTTTCTCTAAAACCACCACAAGTTATCTTGCAAAGCGAGCTAAGAAGTAG
- the LOC104708112 gene encoding uncharacterized protein LOC104708112 isoform X5, with amino-acid sequence MFSLPSKLRSPKPVIFGNPILNHGFLDKNQTFRRRDTLRPISRLAKRSNSIVSSAPSPLYSNPQQEPSISPQLTSSVGQPPLQLSQWTVTQKHFVLLNVVACVTASSASWLFFAAIPTLLAFKKAAESLEKLLDVTREELPDTMAAVRLSGMEISDLTMELSDLGQGITQGVKSSTRAIRVAEDRLRRLTNMNPGGGDSSNQDRGKRTNGG; translated from the exons ATGTTCTCCTTACCTTCCAAATTGCGATCCCCCAAACCTGTAATCTTCGGGAATCCGATTCTCAATCACGGATTCTTagataaaaatcaaacctttcgCCGACGGGACACTCTCCGGCCGATCTCGCGATTGGCGAAGCGTTCAAACTCAATCGTCTCTTCTGCTCCTTCTCCATTGTACTCAAATCCACAGCAGGAGCCATCGATCTCTCCCCAGTTGACGTCGTCCGTGGGACAGCCTCCTCTCCAACTCTCTCAATGGACAGTCACACAGAAGCACTTCGTCTTGCTTAATGTCGTCGCTTGCGTA ACAGCAAGTTCAGCATCGTGGCTCTTCTTTGCCGCGATTCCTACTCTTCTG gcttttaaGAAAGCAGCTGAGTCACTTGAAAAGCTTCTGGATGTAACTAGAGAAGAGCTACCTGATACAATGGCTGCTGTTCGATTATCCGGAATGGAGATCAGTGACTTAACTATGGAGCTCagtgatttagg CCAAGGCATTACTCAAGGTGTTAAAAGCTCAACACGGGCTATTCGTGTAGCTGAAGATAGACTAAGACGGTTAACAAACATGAATCCAG GAGGTGGTGATTCGTCAAACCAAGACAGAGGGAAAAGAACCAATG GTGGCTAA
- the LOC104708112 gene encoding uncharacterized protein LOC104708112 isoform X3 — translation MFSLPSKLRSPKPVIFGNPILNHGFLDKNQTFRRRDTLRPISRLAKRSNSIVSSAPSPLYSNPQQEPSISPQLTSSVGQPPLQLSQWTVTQKHFVLLNVVACVTASSASWLFFAAIPTLLAFKKAAESLEKLLDVTREELPDTMAAVRLSGMEISDLTMELSDLGQGITQGVKSSTRAIRVAEDRLRRLTNMNPVASMQEVVIRQTKTEGKEPMVAKKARSFKEGIVKGWRLFFTITRFSKSTTSYLAKQAKK, via the exons ATGTTCTCCTTACCTTCCAAATTGCGATCCCCCAAACCTGTAATCTTCGGGAATCCGATTCTCAATCACGGATTCTTagataaaaatcaaacctttcgCCGACGGGACACTCTCCGGCCGATCTCGCGATTGGCGAAGCGTTCAAACTCAATCGTCTCTTCTGCTCCTTCTCCATTGTACTCAAATCCACAGCAGGAGCCATCGATCTCTCCCCAGTTGACGTCGTCCGTGGGACAGCCTCCTCTCCAACTCTCTCAATGGACAGTCACACAGAAGCACTTCGTCTTGCTTAATGTCGTCGCTTGCGTA ACAGCAAGTTCAGCATCGTGGCTCTTCTTTGCCGCGATTCCTACTCTTCTG gcttttaaGAAAGCAGCTGAGTCACTTGAAAAGCTTCTGGATGTAACTAGAGAAGAGCTACCTGATACAATGGCTGCTGTTCGATTATCCGGAATGGAGATCAGTGACTTAACTATGGAGCTCagtgatttagg CCAAGGCATTACTCAAGGTGTTAAAAGCTCAACACGGGCTATTCGTGTAGCTGAAGATAGACTAAGACGGTTAACAAACATGAATCCAG TAGCTTCAATGCAGGAGGTGGTGATTCGTCAAACCAAGACAGAGGGAAAAGAACCAATG GTGGCTAAAAAAGCTAGGAGCTTTAAGGAAGGGATCGTTAAAGGATGGCGATTGTTCTTCACAATCACTCGTTTCTCTAAATCCACCACAAGTTATCTTGCAAAGCAAGCTAAGAAGTAG
- the LOC104708113 gene encoding elicitor peptide 5 has translation MQREKDNKKEDCCKVIPQPVKAFIRCLRFRRSSSSSSSDMAKAKPRQNEEKLEDSAIETSTRSIKLMGKRIRKQPVSSGKRGGVNNYDM, from the exons atgcagcgagagaaagataacaaaaaagaagattGTTGCAAGGTCATTCCTCAGCCTGTTAAGGCTTTCATCAGGTGTCTGAGATTCAGAcgctcgtcttcttcttcttcttcagacatGGCCAAAGCTAAACCAAGACAAAAT GAGGAGAAACTAGAAGATTCAGCTATTGAAACTTCAACCAGGAGTATCAAGCTAATGGGTAAAAGGATAAGGAAGCAACCGGTTAGCTCAGGAAAACGAGGTGGAGTTAACAACTACGACATGTAG